One window of the Candidatus Wolbachia massiliensis genome contains the following:
- a CDS encoding DUF2924 domain-containing protein, which produces METSELTLFDLQNFLDSLKGHVRSEVEKYVDKRAEEVKSEVVTYIMYKVLNNMLGNKPLENRYNKVQNEEVIKALFIGKTLIGERKRRGERYEVVVSNEGKFIYNGKKYNAPSTVGEEITGKSCDGWEFFKVCLDPEEGLRKLSYHRAKFLSAQK; this is translated from the coding sequence AATTAACTTTATTCGACTTACAAAACTTTCTTGACAGTTTAAAAGGACATGTGCGCAGTGAAGTAGAAAAATATGTAGATAAAAGAGCAGAAGAAGTTAAAAGTGAGGTTGTAACATATATAATGTACAAGGTGTTAAATAATATGTTGGGTAATAAACCGCTTGAGAATAGATATAATAAAGTGCAAAATGAAGAGGTTATCAAAGCTCTGTTTATAGGTAAAACACTTATTGGGGAACGTAAAAGAAGAGGGGAAAGATATGAAGTTGTAGTTAGCAACGAAGGCAAGTTTATCTATAATGGAAAGAAGTATAATGCCCCTTCTACGGTTGGCGAAGAAATTACTGGTAAAAGCTGCGATGGTTGGGAGTTTTTCAAAGTATGTCTTGACCCTGAAGAAGGGCTGAGAAAGTTGAGCTACCACCGTGCAAAGTTCCTGTCAGCTCAAAAGTAG